A window of Syntrophobacterales bacterium genomic DNA:
TCAATCGTCCTTGTTGACAACAACAGGAGCTGGGACATCTCTTTCGTTGTTTTACCTTTCTTGATCAAGTCTGCTATCTGAATCTCCTTCGGGGTGAAATTTGCATAACGCGACGCCATACGCCTGATGAAAGGCGACATAATCTCGATGAGGTTCGTTTCTATTATGTCGGCCATCGCTTCATCCCCCTGATCCTTGCTCGCTTTCAGTCGCTCCACGTAAGGGAGAATCAATTCCTTGATGTTGGACACGACCTTTTCCTCAAGCTCAAATTTATCCTGCTCTCTATGCTTCAGGAGCACTTTTAGCGCCGCGTTGGCTTCTTCCAGGCTCTTGGACTCGTTTTCCAAGTCCTCTTGAATTTTCTTCCGTTCAGTTATATCAAAGAGTGTACCCTCGTAGAAAAGAATTGTGTCATTGCAATCACGAACAACCCTCATATTTGTGCTGATCCACGTCTTCTCCCCGTCTTTCCTTCGGCATTGGATCTCGAAATTGCGGATATGCCCATCTTTATTAAGAAGCCGCTTTAATTCTTTCCTTCTGGTTGGATCTGCATAAATCTCGTAAGTCACATCTTCTACGGTCCGTAGCATCTCTTCAGGCGAGTCGTATCCGAACAGGGTCGCAAACGCCGGGTTTGCACTCAACACGCGGCCATCTATACTTGTCTGAAATATACCTTCCGTTGCATTCTCAAAAATATTCCGGTATTTTTCTTCTGTTTGTTTCAGGGCGTCCTCAGCTAACTTACGTTTCGTAATATTCTTCCAAACCGTATACAGAATCTGTCTTCCATGAATGCGAATCACGGTAAATGACACGTCGACGAGAAATTCCTCATCATCGAAACCGCGAAGCATCCACTCAAAATGGCTGCTTCCGTCCCGGAGGGCTACATTTACTGCATTTCGAGCCTTATCCAGAGACAGAGGGCCGTCAGGCTGCATCTTGGCCGAAATATCAAAGGGGCGCAGGCCTATCAACTGATCCTTGGAGGCGCACCGCATGAGCTTCAGAGCAGCCTCATTGCAATCCATGAATCTGTTTCCATCAAGGAGAAGTATCGCGTCGGCAGACTTTTCAAAAAGAAGCCGGAATTTTTCCTCACTCTCATGGAGCGCGTTTTCAGCCTGTTTCCGCTTCGTGACATCCTTCAATACGGTAATGCTGTAATCCTTGAGAAATGTAGATCTGAATTCTATGTCCTTGGCTCCTCCATCTTTACATATTATGGTGAATTCTGCATCTATCCATTCTCCGGCCTCCGACGAAGCATTTCTCTTCCATATGTCGAGCACCAGATGCCTGTATTCGCGGTTCCGGTATGCCTTCTGGAACCAGTCTTTTCCTGTGGGAACATCTTCGCGCGCGTAGCCCGTAATATTAGTGAATTCACGGTTCATATACACATACGTTCCTCCCCGGTCACTCAATATCACGCCAACGGGGTCGTTATTGAGAATCGTAAAAAAAGTCTCTCTCTCCTTCCTTAAACTCTCTTCCGCCATCTTGCGCTGGGTGATGTCCTCCACAAACCCCTCATAATACACAATGGATCCGTCGTCGTCTCTTACTGTCCTAACATTCATTGAAACCCATATTCTGCTCTTGTCCCTCCGGTATAGTTGGGTTTCAAATTTGGAAACAGATCCTTTGTCTTCCAAAATCCGTTTGAGTTTTTTTTCGTCGAGAAGATCCACATACTGATTTTCTATATTGGTGATCGTCGTCAGCATCTCTAACGGTGATGCAAAACCATGCATTGCAGCAAAAGCCGGATTGACGGCGATAAAGCGACCGTCAGGGGCAGTCTGAAAAACGCCATTCAAGATATTTTCGAAGATGCTCCGATATTTCTCCTCAGCCCGCCTGAGAGCCTGTTCCATCCCGCTCTTCTCTGTAATATCGCGCCATACCACGTAGGTTATCAGTCTTTCTTTAGCGGGAATGGCAGTGATGGAAACCTCAGCCAGAAAATAGGTTCCGTCGAAGGCGCTATGAACCCATTCAAAACGGGTGAACTTGTCTTTTTGAGCAAGAGACAGAAGCATCTTCTCCTTCACATCAGAGCGTTGCCCGTCGGACTGCAATTCGGGAGATATCTGTGAAGGGCGGAGTCCAAGTACCAGGTCCTTATCCGTACAGCGTAGCAT
This region includes:
- a CDS encoding PAS domain S-box protein; its protein translation is MERENKRLRIRIDGTEETLRENEIKFRLLFEKSVDPVLLMDGDIFIAANPVALDMLRCTDKDLVLGLRPSQISPELQSDGQRSDVKEKMLLSLAQKDKFTRFEWVHSAFDGTYFLAEVSITAIPAKERLITYVVWRDITEKSGMEQALRRAEEKYRSIFENILNGVFQTAPDGRFIAVNPAFAAMHGFASPLEMLTTITNIENQYVDLLDEKKLKRILEDKGSVSKFETQLYRRDKSRIWVSMNVRTVRDDDGSIVYYEGFVEDITQRKMAEESLRKERETFFTILNNDPVGVILSDRGGTYVYMNREFTNITGYAREDVPTGKDWFQKAYRNREYRHLVLDIWKRNASSEAGEWIDAEFTIICKDGGAKDIEFRSTFLKDYSITVLKDVTKRKQAENALHESEEKFRLLFEKSADAILLLDGNRFMDCNEAALKLMRCASKDQLIGLRPFDISAKMQPDGPLSLDKARNAVNVALRDGSSHFEWMLRGFDDEEFLVDVSFTVIRIHGRQILYTVWKNITKRKLAEDALKQTEEKYRNIFENATEGIFQTSIDGRVLSANPAFATLFGYDSPEEMLRTVEDVTYEIYADPTRRKELKRLLNKDGHIRNFEIQCRRKDGEKTWISTNMRVVRDCNDTILFYEGTLFDITERKKIQEDLENESKSLEEANAALKVLLKHREQDKFELEEKVVSNIKELILPYVERLKASKDQGDEAMADIIETNLIEIMSPFIRRMASRYANFTPKEIQIADLIKKGKTTKEMSQLLLLSTRTIDIHRYNIRRKLNLNKQKVNLQTYLLSLS